The genome window ttgtaaataCACCAGTTAAGATGTAGACCACCTgctcaaaatcaaacaagaaaaaaaagttgataaacatcataatttattttaacaagtATCTATATTGATTTgtataattttgaaatgttgATATACTTTTCTGCAATCATCTTGCAATTGACATGGGATACAAGTTtgtcatcaaattttttaaaatagtttttgctctaaaatactttaaaattattataaatatcaatacattaaaataaataaaaaaaatttattttaaaaaagtcttGATATGACTGCAAAATAGCGTAGATAGTAACATAAAGTTgtgttaaacaaaaattataatacttttttctaaaaaatggataacagatgatcatttaaaaaaaaaaattaaattagtccatctcttttcattataaaatcTAGAAATCCAAAGGCAATAGTTTATGTAAGGATAAAGGATGCTTATGAGTtggcttttcaaaataaaatcataaccctgtttatttctatgttttaaaaataattttttttaaattaaaattttatttttttaattcatactattattttgtattttcaaattgttttgatgtatgttgtcaaaaataattttaaaaaattattattttaatatattttaaaaatcaaatagtatcaccaaatatctatttttactcataaacaaataataaattatatatttattttatatttatatagatttttaaatatagttattaaacccgttTCAAATCCAAGCAGAGAACCAAACTGATATTATTCCCATGCACATATGCTTATGTACATAATAAATCCATTCGACGTCCTTTGATCTTCATCCTGCTACCAGCAAAATTATTGATCAGAAGCTTAAACCCCCTCTTGTCAACCaatcatttattaatttaaacgGCAAGATATATCATTTTAAGATTTaactaagatttttaaaaatatatatatccaagtgcatgttgatttattattttaataattaaaggaTTTTACCAATAGATTTTTAACGTTTAGGTGCCTCTACTGTAAAATACTTGCATCCATAGGCAAACGAGTAATATAGGAAGGAAGTAGAGGAAACCCAGCAAAAGTCAACGAGTCTTCTTCTCCAACAAGAAAAGACCCTTATTCACATACGCACAAATAGAGGAGCCTGTAGCTTTCCTCGTGATCTTCTACCCGCCTCTTCCTTACGGGTAACACCCTTCCTTCCTTTTTGGGTTTCTTTGAATCTTGGGtcctttgaattatttttcgttTCGGTTCTCTGTCCCATAATCTTTGATAAAGGGGAAGAGGGAAGAAAAATGCTTCCCCAGCAATTGATTGGTATCCGATCTTAATGGGAAATCACTGTGTTCTGGATCTCGTTGGTTGATCTGTAATGTAGCAGTAAGCAGctgtaattatttaattagcCGTCGGTGAAGAGGTCAAGTTTCAGTTCAGAAGGTGAGGTATTGAATTCTAGTAGCACTCAACTTTTATTTGCCTTTCCATTTCGTTAACATATGTATTCGGCAGCTTCGATTTGGCCTACCTTGGTCTTGCCTTGGCTCAACACCCCTCATTTCCTGCTCTGTCCTCTGAGAGAGCCAGAGACATGGAGGTTGAACATTTTAGCCACCCAGATCATCCATTGATCCTCATTAATCACGTTCTCGAGTATAGTTGTGAATTAGTTATTTGCTCTGGATGCGAGGGACCTATACGGGGTCCTTGCTACAGTTGCACCTCTTGCTACTTCTTTCTTCATAAGAAATGCGCCGAGCTGCCCCGTGAGATCAAGCGGCGCATTCATCGTAGACACCCTCTCCATCTACTGGCAAAGTCACCATATGAAGGAGAATACGGATGTGATCGGTGCGCCAAAATTTTCAATAGTTTTGTTTACCATTGTTCTTTCTGTAAGTTTGATCTTGATATCAAATGTGCTTTTCAACCGGGTTTTTTTGAGGTTGATAGTCAATTTCCCCACAAGGATCATCCATTGATTTTgaatgaagagaaagaatatCATGGTGAAGGAGTTAAGTGCTCTGTTTGCAAGGAACCAATGTCGGGTCCTAGCTATAGTTGCACTTCTTGCAACTTCTTTCTTCACAAGAAGTGTGCTGAGCTGCCCCCCGAGATCAATCGGCATTTGCATCCAGAACACCCTCTTCGTCTACTGCCAAATCATCACATGATCTGTGGTTTTTGCAAAGAAACTTGCTATGAGAGTTTTGTTTACTGCTGTTTTGTGTGCGAATTCAACCTCCATATCAAATGTGCTTTTCCACCTTGCGTTTATGCAGCTGATCAGGATCAGGGGCATCAATTTAGAAGCCTGATGAATCCACTTTCATTCAAATCAATCTCCTTCACTTGCCATGCATGTGGCACTGAGGGAGATGACTCCCCTTTCATGTGCACCATGTGCCAACTCTTGGTCCACGAAGAATGCATTTCATTGCCAGGCACCCTTAAAACGGCACTGCACCATCATCCCCGAATCATCCACACGTATCAACATCAACAATGCATCGAATCGATAAACAAGTACTGTGGAATTTGTCGTCGGGAAGTTGACTCAAAATACGGAGTTTACTGTTGCCCAGACTGTGACTTCGTTGCACACGTGAATTGTAGTAGAGAATATGGCGATTCTGCAACAGAGATTGTAGAAGAAAACGAAGAAGAGCAAAGTGTGACTGTTGATGATCAATTCATGGAACCTAGCTTTCGCGCTGTCCGTGAGATCAGGCATGGAGATGAGAGAATAATTGAAGAGATCAAACATTTGAGTCATCAACATAACCTAGTCCTTTTTGACAAGGTTGATGATGATCTAAAGTGTGATGGGTGCATGTTACCAATCTCAACTCCGTTTTATAGTTGTGCCAGTTGTAATTTCTTTCTTGACAAAACGTGCATAGAATTACCCAGGAAAAAAAAGTGGCAATATCACGAAAACCAACTGATTCTTTCATGGAGCCGAAGGGAACATTTTCGTGGGCTGATCTGCTGTGATGTGTGTAATCAATATTTTCGTGGGCTCAGCTACTTTTGTGATATATGTCGTCTCTGCATTGATGTCCGATGCTTCAAATCATTGAAAGATTCTTTTAAACATGGAGGTCATGAGCATCCCCTTTATCTTCCAGCGGACAGAAAGAATATTCTCCGTTGCAATATTGGAGGTCGCGGGCTCCCCCCTTGGGCTGCAGATGACAGAGAGAATATTCCCCATTGCAGTGGCTGTTGTGTCAGTGAAGAATCAaaggtgttttttaaatgtgtggTTTGCGATTTCAAGCTGGGTATGAAATGTGCTACACTTCCATACAAAGCAAGACACGAGTATGATGAGCATCCTCTCTTCCTCACCTACATGAATGAAAATGACTACCAACCTTCCTGTATAATTTGTGAAAAAGATAGAGACCCAAAGCTCTGGTTCTACCGTTGCGAGAATGCGACTTCGATGCTCATCCAGAGTGTGCTCTCGGGAAATACCCATATGTCAAGCCAGGGGGGGTTCAACACGTATCCTAAACACCCTCACCCTCTTGTTTTGGTCGTCAAGACAGAGGATTATCGTCCACAGGCATGCGATACTTGTGGTGAGCCTTGCGACGACTTGGCCCTTGAATGTACTGATCCTAACTGCAGTTTTATCGTCCACAAGGAAAGACGGGCAATGCTATGAGTCATTATGGTGATTGGATTGCAGTTGAtggcttttttcttatttttgggtTATGATTGTTGGGGTGAATGGATGGATACATATGTAGCTTCATACATATTATCTCTGTTTCTATTTTCGCATATcagatcacttttttttatctgttttttttttctgaacaatggatgctattttattaaaactgtCAAGCTCTCCATAAATTCTGCATTTACATTTTTGTTATAGATTTTAttgtaaatgcataaaaatattgGCATATAAAAGAACACTTATCTAACATtaaataaatgcataaaaatattgttatagattttatttccttaacacaatctaatattaaataaatgtatttaaataatatttaaaatgaacacCTCAAGGGCATTCGATAACTTTGTCTTTTGATAAGATATATCATGAAAAAGtaagttaattcatgttcttggtatttttcttcttaaaaagaGTAAGAATATTTGGTTAGATCTGATAAATCAACGAcgatttttaatttagataaaaagctttttttagCTCAAAcccaatttaattatttgaaagtgttattgattttaaaggattataaaattctaattttatagaaaataaatcttttaaaatcttctaataaaatttgagataaaaaaaaatcctttacaAGACTgcttatttaagaaaaatatccaATTAAAAATCTCCAACCTTTGCATGCTGCTAGCAACATTCCCAGCCTTCTTGGattgtatttttcttagttGCTTGGTTTATTTGTAGTAAATTGGTTAAGTACCAGCGAGTTAGGTTAAAATTAGGTGCATATCTGAAGCATTCCTTAATGTTTAACGTCATAGGAATGTTCATATCGTGACAGTTAAGGTATCCTTTTCTCTTTggaatttaagcaaaaaaattcTCTGTTTCATCAAATTGAGTCGACATCGACTCATAAATTCCCTCAATTATATCATTCAAGCAAGAACAACTTGTTATCGTCAATCGACATCACACCAAATAATCACGATaacgaaaaataaatttgattaattagctGTACTGGACTTGGAATTAATGCATTCACTGTTTTCTGAAACTTTTCCTAGTAGATTTTCAACTTTGCTATGAGttttcaaaacatgataaaaagatttatattcttttattttgttcaagcAACACTGACATGGCAATAAGCTAGCATTGCACTGCTATGGATCGTGgcgatttgatttgttttccaatttacAATTTAGTCAAATTCCAAGAAAActaacacaaaaaaagagagtaaatgacctgttcaaaatctaattagaaataaacttcattttttgATATATGGGAACTGATTATAATGATAACTTGACCATTGAAACCTGAAAAGGCATCCATCTGAAGATGCCACCTACATGATTTAATGTCATTTTAGTTTTTGCCGTATACAAAATTTTACAGCACATTGAGCCATGAAAGTGACCCGTTTTGGAATGAGTCCAGAGGGGTCTTTGAAATTGCAGTTAGAacgtgatttaaaaaaaattattttttaatatttttgtataggTATTggtatcataaataaattttaaaaaataaaaaataaaaattttaattcattttttttttttttaaaaaaaaacaattactttgAAACAACGTGGCAACTGAATGGTGGTGCAGTTAAACGCATTTTCCTAATCAGCAGTTTTCCTTTCGAAATGAAAACGGTTGGCGTGTACTtgtgcttccttttctttttcttttatttttgttttattttttatttttttttattaacatgcatGTCCAGGTCATCTTATGTGCaacttgactaatctcacggaccctaaagttaataactatataaaccTCTAGTGGTCCTGAGGTTTGTAGGACCCGAATGAGTGACCTCTAGAGAGCAAATTTAGGATCTGACCAGTTAAGCTATACCcctcagatttatttttttagtttttattccatagtaaaaggtattttttattagtttatatgttaatcaagattgagtttttttattcagatgattttaaagataaataatttaaagttatgAATCATCGAATAATCCATTTAAAGTTATAAAGTTGTGATGTgtcttaaatcaaataaaaactataCTAGATTATTGACTTGTATTATGCTACAGGCtaggttaaattttttataaatataaaaaaattatttagatattgttaatgttttttttccagtgaaaaaatctaaatcacTGGAAGATTGACCTGATATaaccatagttataaaacccgaCCTGGTAGTTGACCCGGTAAAATAACCGGGTCTCAGGTCTTGGGGGTCAACCCCTCTCCTTAAATATAAGGATTAAAGAAATCAAACTGCTATATCATCCCTAAACCGCAAAACCCAGTGATAAATTGCTTGCATTTCCTATCCATTTTTAGCATAAGCAGCCGAATGAAGATGAAAATACTTGTGTAACTAAAATTTAAGTAGTAGATCAAAAATAGAATGGTACTAGTAAATGAGTGACTATGAACtattaaatagatttatttaatgTATTATAAAACTACCCTGtctgttttcaatttaattaatttctccatAGTTATGATCACTAAAACCCATAAAGATttgtgaatttgaagaagaaaataatattatttaacctttttgtaatttaggtttataataaaattacattccaaccatgcttttaaaaaaattaaacttttttttagctttaatttttttttgttctttaatcgttttgatatgttaatttaaaaaaaatataaaaacaaattattttgatatatttttaaataaaaaaacatctcaattatatttctaaacaagcGCATGCTTGGATTTGTATGTTGAaaattcatagtttttaaactcggtCCGGTCCAAgatccgggttccgggttttgaccgggtcaccaaGTCatccgggtcaatttttttaaaatcaaaatgactttgttttagtaaaaacaagttaacgggttgcaaccgggttttgccgCGTCACCTAGGTTGCCGGGTcaactcatgttttttcttttttaaatctgATCCAGTTCTAACTTCGAATTAGCTGGGTTTTGGATCAATTTGTCAAGACAGACGGGTTCTAAACTATGATTGAAGTTACTATGTTTTCTAGTTTCCTTTTGTCCTTTTTACCTCACATTTTTAATCCTCATGGTTCTCTTGCTTTGGAAATGGATGGCGATGGCTTTAGTCAATgcactagttacatgacccgcgcg of Populus trichocarpa isolate Nisqually-1 chromosome 16, P.trichocarpa_v4.1, whole genome shotgun sequence contains these proteins:
- the LOC7483983 gene encoding uncharacterized protein LOC7483983 isoform X1, giving the protein MEVEHFSHPDHPLILINHVLEYSCELVICSGCEGPIRGPCYSCTSCYFFLHKKCAELPREIKRRIHRRHPLHLLAKSPYEGEYGCDRCAKIFNSFVYHCSFCKFDLDIKCAFQPGFFEVDSQFPHKDHPLILNEEKEYHGEGVKCSVCKEPMSGPSYSCTSCNFFLHKKCAELPPEINRHLHPEHPLRLLPNHHMICGFCKETCYESFVYCCFVCEFNLHIKCAFPPCVYAADQDQGHQFRSLMNPLSFKSISFTCHACGTEGDDSPFMCTMCQLLVHEECISLPGTLKTALHHHPRIIHTYQHQQCIESINKYCGICRREVDSKYGVYCCPDCDFVAHVNCSREYGDSATEIVEENEEEQSVTVDDQFMEPSFRVVREIKHGDERIIEEIEHFSHQHNLILIDKVDDDLKCDGCMLPISTPFYSCASCNFFLDKTCIELPRRKKWQYHENQLILSWSRGPHDLFYCDVCKQYFRGLRYKCDVCALWIDVRC
- the LOC7483983 gene encoding uncharacterized protein LOC7483983 isoform X2, whose product is MEVEHFSHPDHPLILINHVLEYSCELVICSGCEGPIRGPCYSCTSCYFFLHKKCAELPREIKRRIHRRHPLHLLAKSPYEGEYGCDRCAKIFNSFVYHCSFCKFDLDIKCAFQPGFFEVDSQFPHKDHPLILNEEKEYHGEGVKCSVCKEPMSGPSYSCTSCNFFLHKKCAELPPEINRHLHPEHPLRLLPNHHMICGFCKETCYESFVYCCFVCEFNLHIKCAFPPCVYAADQDQGHQFRSLMNPLSFKSISFTCHACGTEGDDSPFMCTMCQLLVHEECISLPGTLKTALHHHPRIIHTYQHQQCIESINKYCGICRREVDSKYGVYCCPDCDFVAHVNCSREYGDSATEIVEENEEEQSVTVDDQFMEPSFRAVREIRHGDERIIEEIKHLSHQHNLILIDKVDDDLKCDGCMLPISTPFYSCASCNFFLDKTCIELPRRKKWQYHENQLILSWSRGPHDLFYCDVCKQYFRGLRYKCDVCALWIDVRC